In Theileria annulata chromosome 3, complete sequence, *** SEQUENCING IN PROGRESS ***, the sequence TCTATTAGTAATGTCATAAATATTTACTAAAGTTAGGTTTGTTATTAGCTTCTTCAAATTTGATACTGTTACAGCTACATCTACAGCATTTAATCTTTCTTTTGCCatctttaaataatatacaaattaacaaattatcatcttacaaatttttttacaaaattttcataaatattagtaattattaacaaattattaatatatttttacaaatcaattatatatattaataaatatttgaaaattattaataaatgtttttaaaatataaaaatttaaaagaaataaaatgtgtaaatgaatttgaaataattacCCTCTATAATTGCCACATCAAGAATGAATattaaagtataaaatgaaaattaaagTAAATAAGAAAAATGGAATAATTAAAAGGCAATTATTtgagtataataatttgttaaaaattaggGTTTATTTACAAAAGGTTAATTCCTGTGTTCAAAGGTGGCCTCATCCATTTCtatctaatttattacttgAAAATTTACAATCTGAACAAATTCAagaattaaatcaaattaaaaataatttattattacttttaAAGATTTTTTTCAACAAACTTTCCAAATCAAGTAATTTCTAACTTCcattatactaataatattattaagaatattataactattaatagtatataattaattgtatttataggtttaataaaatttaaaggTGAAGTTTTTAGtgattttgattatttattgaGGAGAAgagtttatttattagagAGGCTTGATTATTTGAATgatatttcaaattataaCGTAAATCGTTCATTTAACgttattgataataatatatcatCGCATATTAAATTCTTCCATAAAAATCCAGagaaatttattaataaatcacATGTTCTTAATTTACCtttaaaagtatttttCCAACTTATAATTCTGTTTAGTTAATTGGTAATGAATTTTTGAGCTCTAAAATTGGTCCAGAAGAGTCGAAaaaattacacattaacCAAATCTATAATGATCAAGTtagtaatttaataataatccCTTTAGGTGTTTTATGTCAAGttattgaattatttaatacaaaatgatgaaaattctgaaattgatataaaaaatgaagaatctttaattaaaaataatcaacAAGGTTTTTTTTAACACTAATAAGATTGATTAGACAAATTAAGattatcaataaataaaacatCAAAGGATAGGAAAATCAGATATACAACTAtagaaaaattacaaaaCTTTGTTGTATCTAATATATATCCGCAATTTCTAATGTGTATTTTAGGAGAGAACTAATATAAAAGGATATAATTCAATTGagtttacaaatttattaataaattcattatttaaatgagGAAAGTAGTGGAAATTAGTGGtgaaaaatatgatttGGAGGAATACATTAATATGTTTAAGGTACTTTTTGGgtataattttgataatagGAATTGGAGGAGTtggtaataatttgttcaGTTAAGGATTCAGTACGTGGAATTTCTCTATGTGAACGAATTAAGAGATCAGTTAATGCTACTTGTACTGTCCAAATGACAGATTTTCTAGTAActaatttctaaaataatttccaTAGGCTACTGGAAAAGATCGTAGAAATAATTGTAAACTTGTAATTACACTTGTTAaatcttaatattatacaataatctaataaatattaatagttattaattgaataatagattgaataaaaaaaatatataagaTAGGAATGGGAATGagattatttattataagCAGCCTTTTCCTTTTCATATCTGGCCCTGTCGGCCTCGGCGAGTTTCTCGTAAGGTGCCTTTTCACTTTCGTCTAGGGAGTTCCAGGCGGCTCCAACAAGTTTCCCTACAGCGGCAACATCTCTGGCAAGGTCAGGGTTATCGCGAACAAGTTCGGCGCGTTTTTCCTTGGCAAAAAACATATAGGACGAGAGAGCGCGTTTAGGCGCGTTAGGATCCTTCTTGGCGCGCTTGGACTTCTTACCAGCTGATTTCGCGACCTTCGATGCCATTTTAAACGTTAGCGGTGTAGTGGTGAAGGTTCTAAAACTCCTGTGACGGAACAGATTTCtaaatctaaatttataagatattataatttagaCTGAGCAGCTAAGCCTCTACGAaagataattaatatattcaaaaaTATATACGAAATTCTCAAGTATAGGGCTCCTGGATAATTGGGATAGTATGGTATCCTCTCAATGGGGAATATTTCGAGACTTCACAAATCTACTCCAACTACACacaatttaaatacatTTGTCATATTCATCATTTCATTGTCTATTTCATAAATGAGCCTCGAATCgtaaaattttctattctATAAGTCTGACCCTTCTCATCTGTGCCGCAGATACCAACATTGACTTTTCCTGAACAAATCAGTCACTCTTACGCTTAATCTCACCGTAATCAAATTCCAAATTCTGTCACCTAAAACATCTTCAAAATTCATTTGATGATCCACCACATTTCCCTTTATGTGTCTAACGCTCTTGagaattttatactttCTCTTCTTATATCCTCATTTTTCCCAGCCTTCCATTCTTAGTCTATAAATCCTTATTTCATCTTTTATAATTCGATTTTTTATAGTTCAATTTATTCCCTAGTCATACACATATTTCCCGCTAGAATCTTGTCTCAAAATGTGTTGGCCAGTCTCTATACTTTATCTTGACACATTCTCAcaatattttctattatttattagttttatttttacatttaattattgatgttatttttatattttcacaCGATTCAAGCTTATTACTTGACTTGGGTTTTTTTTCAATTCTCACAATTACtagtttttaaattttggtttattttattttaaattgaatttttaacaattttgaatttttatatGATGAAGGTATTGAGAAGTAGTAGTGGAAGAACAAAGCGCACTTATGACGATGATACTATTAGTTCACCACTAACTGAACAAATAAAGGGAATAAAGGGAATAAAAAGGACCAAGACTAAGGATGAAGATGAGGCTTACACTTATGTAAGGGATCCTTACGGTGATGTCATTGCCAATGTTAATGGCAAGAAGTTTTATCGATCTGCTT encodes:
- a CDS encoding high-mobility-group (HMG) protein, putative (note;~Tap-24g11.q1c.C.cand.50 - score = 13.84), producing the protein MASKVAKSAGKKSKRAKKDPNAPKRALSSYMFFAKEKRAELVRDNPDLARDVAAVGKLVGAAWNSLDESEKAPYEKLAEADRARYEKEKAAYNK
- a CDS encoding uncharacterized protein (note;~Tap-24g11.q1c.cand.192 - score = 20.70): MKIKVNKKNGIIKRQLFEYNNLLKIRVYLQKVNSCVQRWPHPFLSNLLLENLQSEQIQELNQIKNNLLLLLKIFFNKLSKSSLIKFKGEVFSDFDYLLRRRVYLLERLDYLNDISNYNVNRSFNVIDNNISSHIKFFHKNPEKFINKSHVLNLPLKLIGNEFLSSKIGPEESKKLHINQIYNDQVFYVKLLNYLIQNDENSEIDIKNEESLIKNNQQVEISGEKYDLEEYINMFKELEELVIICSVKDSVRGISLCERIKRSVNATCTVQMTDFLATGKDRRNNCKLVITLVKS